In a single window of the Acidobacteriota bacterium genome:
- a CDS encoding TetR/AcrR family transcriptional regulator, translated as MSDHSFSMNQKPKNMIGVRPGATGKREAIHRAAIAVFAEKGFFNSKVSDIAKQAGIADGTVYLYFKSKDEILRSIFDRAMDEFIGEGRKELAKLSDPTEKLRRIAELHLEKLSEDRDLAVVFQVELRGSTKFMQVFSASGFRDYLEIIRKTFEEGQRDGVFRTDIKPVVAAKIFYGALDEMVTNWILSPKNYPLRPMADEVLKVFIHGTAIK; from the coding sequence ATGTCCGATCATTCGTTTTCGATGAATCAAAAGCCCAAAAATATGATCGGTGTAAGGCCTGGCGCGACCGGAAAACGCGAAGCGATCCACCGCGCGGCTATAGCCGTCTTTGCCGAAAAGGGATTCTTTAACTCAAAGGTCTCTGATATTGCAAAACAGGCGGGCATTGCCGATGGAACGGTCTATCTTTACTTCAAGAGTAAGGACGAGATCCTGAGGTCGATTTTTGACCGGGCAATGGACGAATTCATCGGCGAGGGCCGCAAAGAATTGGCAAAACTTTCCGACCCCACGGAAAAGCTTCGACGGATCGCTGAACTTCATCTGGAAAAACTAAGCGAGGACCGTGATCTGGCTGTTGTTTTTCAGGTCGAGCTTCGCGGAAGCACGAAGTTTATGCAGGTATTTTCTGCCTCGGGATTTCGCGACTACCTTGAGATCATTCGAAAGACATTTGAAGAGGGCCAACGCGACGGCGTATTTCGTACCGATATCAAACCGGTGGTCGCGGCAAAGATCTTTTATGGGGCTTTGGACGAGATGGTGACGAATTGGATACTTTCGCCAAAGAATTATCCGCTCAGGCCAATGGCCGACGAAGTTCTAAAGGTTTTTATTCATGGTACTGCTATAAAATGA
- a CDS encoding long-chain fatty acid--CoA ligase yields MNDTSTDIIAGLGEFGPRLLASEPTTLPELFLRSAIEFALPDALNYKDGDAWKPISASDFIEKSADLAAGLIESGIGKGDRVAILSANCPQWTISDAGCQLAGVVDVPIYTTLGLDSVKYIINDSGSRILFLENAETFSRIEPVLGDCPTVEKCVIFSDEDIADNRTMSFSEFGEMGGKKRASDPGLFETLYRAVSPDDVATLIYTSGTTGEPKGVILTQSNLVSNVLDASEKYEFSPDDVSLSVLPLSHVFERTGMYIYLRNGMRVHYAESIDKVPGNLQEVRPTIFVGVPRIFEKVFERAQMKASQAGRLNETIFEWAMSVAKEYAMLLEKGEPVSLALTAKHNVADLMVFSKLRDFFGGRLRCCITGGAALPDEIFLIFTGAGIPIMQGYGLTETSPVISSNNPSAIRVGTVGKPIRHVDVRIAEDGEIEVRGPGVMKGYYNKPEATAEVFTDDGWFRTGDIGELDDDGFLKITDRKKELFKTSGGKYIAPSPIEQMLRGSRFISQAVLIGNERKFPAALIVPNFEMLRSYAELKGLDISTESEFCTHPRILDLIDRQIASILDGLGQFEKVKKFALLEKELSVENGELTPTLKVKRRVIDERYRDVIESLYS; encoded by the coding sequence ATGAACGATACGTCCACAGACATCATCGCCGGTTTAGGCGAATTCGGGCCAAGGTTGCTGGCATCTGAGCCGACAACTTTGCCTGAGCTTTTTCTAAGGTCCGCCATCGAATTCGCATTGCCGGACGCCCTCAATTACAAGGACGGCGACGCGTGGAAGCCGATATCCGCAAGCGATTTCATCGAAAAGTCAGCTGATCTGGCGGCAGGGCTGATTGAAAGCGGCATTGGCAAAGGCGATCGCGTGGCGATACTCTCGGCAAATTGTCCGCAATGGACCATCTCCGATGCAGGCTGCCAGCTTGCCGGTGTTGTCGATGTGCCGATCTATACGACACTCGGGCTTGATTCCGTTAAGTACATCATCAATGATTCCGGTTCGAGGATATTGTTTCTGGAAAATGCCGAGACTTTTAGCCGCATCGAACCGGTACTAGGAGATTGTCCGACGGTCGAGAAATGCGTGATCTTCTCAGACGAGGATATTGCCGATAATAGGACGATGTCCTTCTCTGAGTTTGGTGAGATGGGTGGAAAAAAACGCGCAAGTGATCCGGGTCTTTTCGAGACTCTCTACCGTGCCGTCAGCCCCGATGATGTTGCAACCTTGATCTACACCAGCGGAACGACCGGCGAACCGAAGGGCGTGATCCTGACGCAATCCAATCTCGTTTCAAACGTCCTCGATGCGAGCGAGAAGTATGAATTCTCACCGGACGATGTCTCGCTGTCGGTCCTGCCGCTGTCGCATGTTTTCGAACGCACGGGCATGTACATTTATCTGCGCAACGGCATGCGGGTTCATTACGCCGAATCGATCGATAAAGTGCCGGGCAATCTTCAGGAAGTGCGGCCCACGATCTTTGTCGGTGTTCCGCGCATCTTTGAAAAGGTGTTCGAACGTGCGCAGATGAAGGCGTCGCAAGCTGGGCGACTAAACGAGACCATCTTTGAATGGGCGATGTCCGTTGCAAAAGAGTACGCGATGCTCCTGGAAAAAGGTGAGCCGGTCTCGCTGGCTCTAACGGCAAAACACAATGTCGCGGACCTGATGGTGTTCTCAAAGCTGCGTGATTTCTTTGGCGGTAGGCTTCGCTGCTGCATCACCGGCGGTGCGGCATTGCCGGACGAGATATTTCTGATCTTTACGGGCGCGGGTATTCCTATCATGCAGGGCTACGGTTTGACCGAGACCTCGCCTGTGATCTCGTCAAATAATCCCTCAGCAATAAGGGTCGGAACCGTGGGCAAACCTATCCGTCACGTTGATGTGCGAATAGCAGAGGATGGTGAAATAGAGGTACGCGGGCCCGGCGTGATGAAAGGTTACTACAACAAGCCCGAAGCGACTGCCGAGGTTTTTACCGACGACGGCTGGTTCAGGACCGGCGATATCGGAGAACTCGATGATGATGGTTTTCTAAAGATCACAGACCGAAAAAAGGAGCTTTTCAAGACATCGGGCGGGAAATACATCGCTCCTTCGCCGATCGAGCAAATGCTTCGCGGTTCACGCTTCATCAGCCAGGCGGTTCTCATCGGTAACGAGCGAAAATTTCCCGCAGCTTTGATCGTGCCTAATTTTGAAATGCTGCGTTCCTACGCCGAGTTGAAAGGGCTGGACATTTCTACGGAATCCGAGTTTTGTACGCATCCGCGAATTTTGGATCTGATAGATCGGCAAATTGCATCGATCCTAGACGGTCTGGGTCAGTTTGAAAAAGTAAAGAAATTTGCTCTGCTTGAAAAGGAGCTTTCCGTCGAGAACGGCGAGCTTACACCTACTCTAAAAGTAAAACGCCGCGTTATCGACGAACGATACCGCGACGTTATAGAAAGTCTTTACAGCTAG